Within Spinacia oleracea cultivar Varoflay chromosome 4, BTI_SOV_V1, whole genome shotgun sequence, the genomic segment tattttgacttgcttggttacataTCTCTGTGTTTTCTagttttgatcattactgcttgcttttaCTTTATTGTGtgagttggtttaatactttgaggctagcttaacttgccaaacgttgatcgtggggcactgtgtttggaatggctatatttcgtgctatgctttttgttgatgtcaacagggggaagtcaaggtgcaaacttccaaggtacaCTCAATCCCGGTTCCTGCATCAATCTCTTGTGTGTACTCTCTCTGTAAGTTTttcttctttctcttttgtttttcaatttttgtgttctgtttcacaatagtctgtataagttcctgtttgtgcttactctctttgtaaaaagtttgcaagtgttgtcatcaccaaaaagggggaatattgttgttcctaagttttggttgatgacacacacatattgcaaacttcctgattatggttgctaaatgactttggacaggtaaatgcccaagtttctattaggataggaacttgaatcagatggtgaagttcctgatgtacacttggaacagtcactggagttccagagctggaagttgtatctgttccagtttgaagtcacaagaggagcaacacagttacatatcaagagttccgaatactcacaagaactattacagactcatggccacgagttcctttGATAGACACAGAGGAACTCATCactgttcctgagctggaacgtctgaagcttctgagttgcaagttccagacaaaaggaagacataaaagtctaggtagtctactgtacttagaattttatgtaaatattaattctgcaaaagatatatagggtactcaaggaacttgtgatttaattaggtcatttattttactggaagaaatttttatgaaaacatgtaattaaataaaaataattttttattataaaatagatttacgttttatgttattttatcaaaacttattttcctaaaaatttgccacagtttttgtaaacaaataaaatctgttgaaaaaaaatcttttagggtttgattgagtcaaaccactaactgccttgttgctgaaacgtgggaagtggtcttccccttgttcctcaagtcaagggacgtgaagAACAAAGCACTGGCAGTTGGCAGTTAAGgctttgaagggaactaaccctagggaTAAACCTATAAAAGGGCAAGTATGTTTTCTGGAaaattacacaaacattctaagagttcttgctttcctaaaaacgtattgtcaaagattttctaaaaaacagtttgtgtcctagttaattcaaagttcctaagtgccCTATATCCACacgaaagcatcattaatatctagagttatccaaacacgaattgtattttgtattagtgaggatagagttatcctgtttagacttagagtttaagtctgagagagagaagtaaaagatttgtaatcagagtagattactgtgaggaacacaagtttgagaggaacttgtgtttgagagattattgtaatcgaggtatTATTATAACaaaaggaattctcttcttgattagtgtcaagaagttttcacaattattgttattgtcttttctattctcagttccttaattgtttctaagttccgcaagaaactttaccaaagttccaattacaattcaccccccccccccctcttgtgcgtgttcctactggaataacagaaTAGTTCTTTTTAACTAATTTCTAGCCTAAAAAGACATTATAAGTATACTATATTATTAGTGATATGAGTCCCATAGATCTATTTTCGATAATTAGACCTCTCGTTACATAAACTAAATTCCTTTCCAATTATTGATATGAGTCATCAATGCTTCACCCTAATACATAATGATAATAAAATACAtggaatattttttttgaaaggaaatACATGGAATATGAATGAAGATAATGCAACGAGAACGGGTGTTAGTGTCCAGTCAATATACTTTAGTGCCTATCCATCTTTTCATAATCAAAATCCCCTGAAGATTTATTTAGTCACTTTATAATGTTACTAAATGTACAAAAAAAGATACCTTTGATTCAACCGTAGGTCAATGTCCTTGGAAAGCGTATCTATTAAAGGGTAGTAACCTTGCGTCATTAGTCCATGACCACTAGAAATAACTTGCTCCTGCCCATGACGAACATGTAACAACACATGACAGAAAGTGAACATCCATACAAGAACAACAGCTAAGCAATTAATAGTCCTACACAGGCtagatactaatgaacacatcAAAGTGGGATGAGTGGACTCAAGTTGAGTGAGCTAGTCCCGTATATTTATTCTTTACAACAAAATATTTAGTAtaagaaattaaaagaaaaagagaagaaaatacTACTCTGTAGTACAAATAAATGCAAAGTTATTAAACTTAAACTTCTATGCCACATAACAAAGTGAATGGTTCTTCGGTTCTTCCCCTACTTCGCAGTTATACAGAGGACTACATGCTCCCATTTcgaaaaaatagattacctgatCCCAAGTTTTCAAGGATATCATATATGCATCAGCAGCAAACAAAGCTTCTAATCTACACAAGAACCACTGAAGTACTTCATGAGCTAGCCCTTTTTGTCTGCAAAAGCAAATTACGCATATATGAACAAGATGCTAACATGGTAGGGTTTTTCCATTTTAATTAGTTTCTTCTTTTAATACCTCAAGTGTGGATGGGCATCCAGCACAATTGAAATGGCTTGAAGAACTGACATGTCATCACTGTGGGCATCCCTAATTTTCTCAGTCCAGAGATGCAAGTACAACATTTAATTAATGTCTCgcaaacaataaaaataaagagaaacgaatgaaaaaaattgaatttaaccACCGTGAAACCAACCTCCTTGAGGATACTTTTAAATGTTTCGCCAAATTCAATGACCAAATGCTGCGGAATATGTTGCCCATCTTTAGTGAAGAGGCTACAGCTGAAAAGAGAAGTTCACATCCTCAAGAAATTTTGACAGGTAGAAATGTAGAATAGACGAGAAAATGTAATGAAATTCAAGGGTCAAATAAATTCTTGCAGCAGTATTCTGTACATCAGCTTTATAGTTGGCAGTGATGACATGTGAATGTAGTTAACTTCAGTACAAATACACTTTAAAAAAATCCTTTGCATATGTAAGCAATCCATATGTACAGATACAACTTGACTATCAGTACAGACAAGCCTTTGCATATGTAAGCAATCCATAGAGTGTGATTGACACAAACACTTCAAATTATAGTTGACTTTAGTACAGATACACACATATGTTATTCATGCACTTCTACAAGCCTTACATGATCCCATATTTAGTTCAATTCCCAAAAATCACGAACTATACAAAATAAAGTTCAAACAGCTGGTGCACAATATCAGATTCCAATCACAAACAGCCGGTCAACagttcacccccccccccccccccaaacccCAACCTCACTTTACACTCTCCCATTCTCCATCCTCCAAATTGATCAAGTCGAGAGTAATTCACTAAAACACcaagattttaaaatatataacaCAACTCAGCTGATTAGAGAATTCCAAAATGAACATACTTCAAGTTGGCAGTGATGACATCTGAATCTCGTCCTCGAATAAATTCTCTGAAGGTTCTAAAACATGATTAGAATCTCGCCTCGAACGTTCGAAAGAACTTGCTTCTTATATCCATGTAAGAAGTGTAGACATTAAATAACAGTTTAAAGACAACAAAAGCATGACAcccttttctttcaaaatcaagcTAGATGATCATTATTCCGCAGATAAGTATCTATTCATATTTGTATATTCCCCAAAAACGACGATGGAAGTTACAAAGGTCCTCACCTTGACAAAGGCTTGTTTCCATTAGAAAAataacacccccccccccccaacatgCACACGCATAGAAGGGGAGAAAAGGGGAAATTCTCAAAAGTGTTATATTGCACCTAAAGTGATAAATTTCTAATAGTTTCAGGTTGAAGCATCTTAACTGCATAGAGATTTAGCACTTGATAGCAAGGAAAACAACAGAACAATATAATCATGATAATGACATTTGGTGGCAGTAAAGACACGCGTTGTGATTAAACTATTGATCTATGTGACTCACGTCATTTTACCTAAAGAAACCGTTCATTCTCTCTGTGAACCAAAATCATTGAAACTTATAATAAAAACCCGAGTTTGTCACTTGGACAAATATTTATGTCTACTATGAGTTCCAGAGTCCAATTGACATAGTTATTGAGAAGAAATGAACACTAAGGATGTAGCAAACCAAAAAATCGAGCATGGAACAACCAGAAAGACATGAATAGGAACAAAAACAGCAGCAAGGGATACAACAGgtgaagaaaacaaaataagaatGTGGTAAAGTGATAACATGAGCTAATCATATGAAAACTGAACTCTTATCTTGGTAATTCATTAATTCTACTTCAAATCAAAGTTCTCAATGCATTCCGTTTCTACTCCAACCCTAGTTTCAACTCTACTCCAATAAAAGAACATGAATCTGCTTCACTAGATCATTTATATGGTTTTAATATCAATGTAATTCAATTATCAAATAATCAAAGGATAAAATTCACATAGGACATTAAATTAACCAAATAACAAGGAAAACGTAGAATTACCTATTCTGAAATCAACcaaaagaaataatttttaaaataaacaaGAACATTGAGATAAACCCTAACCTTGTGACAGGGGCAGAACTAGGCGGAAGGGGATGAAAAATTTCGTCGCAGGTGGAGGAGGTGCACACTGGTGGTAGTAGTGGTAGAGAATTGAACTTCGCAAACGGGGGTGGGGTGAGCAGAAGCAGCCCGCATAATTGGTGGGGTGAGCAGAAGCAGCACGCAGAATGggtggcggcggtggtggtggtgatcaTAAGCAGGAGCGCGCACTTGTGATGGTGGTTGCGGTGGTGGTATGTCGCCGGTCGGTGGGGTTTGGGGGATAATCGTGAGTGGGAGAAAAGGGGGGAGCAGCATGAACAAGGGGGAAGCAGCAGGAAGTAACTCAAAAGATGTGCTTCCCTTAAACGTGGAGGGAAaactttctttttgtttttttattttatgtttttttcaaTTAAAGGATGCCCTTATTAAACAAAGGCCACCTTTAAGGAATTTTCTACTACTGGAGGCACATGAATACCCCTTTTTGTGAAGCCATAATGAATACCCCAAAGGAGTATAAAGTGAAGACTCCCATCACAGAAACCTATGATGGCACCACTGACCCCGAAATGCACCTAGTCGCGTACCGCCACCATATGATTGTACAAGGAACCAGCGAAGCCACCTGGTGCAAGTACTTTCCTGCCACACTCAAAGATGTAGCATCCAGGTGGTTTGAAAGGCTACCTGCAGACTCCATTCCCTCCTTTGCCGACCTAGAAGCCCTATTCTCCACAAGGTTCATGGCTTCCAAAGTGGAAAGAAAGACGAGTATGCACCTAGGGCGAATTTAACAAGGGAAGGACAAGTCTTTAAGAAGCTATGTAAAGCGCTTTAATTTGGAGGTAGGTCATATCCTTGACTTTCTAGATGAAGTATCTTTTGACAAATTCATCAGAGGGATGAAAAAGGGTTCCTTCAAGTTTGACTTGGTAAAGAAAAGTATGCGCACTATGGCTGAAGTATTGGATGAAGCTGAAGCATTCATACAAGCAACTGAGATATTCAATGTGTCCAAAGACAGAAAAGGAGGCTAAGCTGTTGAGTCCTTTAGGAAGAAAGACAAAACAGATCGAAAGACCAATAGAACTAATGGCACCTGGGCTATATCAAAAGAGCAAGTCCTCGCGTTTGCAGGGCCTAGCAAAAGAGGGGACGCTCCATAGAAAAAGAGTTATTTGAGTCGAGTACAAACTTTCACACAATCCTCGTCAATGTGGGGACCAGGTTTTACTTGGAACGTCCGTATCCGATAAAGTCCCCCGTTGAGAGTCGAGACCCGAAGATATACTGTCAATTCCACGAAGATATAGGTCATGACACCAAAGATTTTAGGAGCCTGAAAAGGGCCTTGGACCGATTGCCATCTAAGGGGCATCTAAAGAATCACTTGCTGAACAATACCCATGGTCCTGGAAAGAACCattacaaaaagaacaaatcaCCCACCTCAGCTGGAGGCGGCAATCAAACTGTTGGAGGGCATGTAGCATTCATATGAGGAGGGCCTGCTTCTGGGGGCCTACCATGAGAGGACAAAGAGACTATGCTAGAAGGATGGGGCAGGTGATGCTCTCAGGGAAATCACCAatggtgtaatacctcgtagttttcgtaatttataaatatattttattatatatttataggaacttttatgaatttaattgcatttaatgagaattaaatgtgttttttattttaattaatttaattattaattacttagGAAAACCGtacttttattaaattaattcaacgaatttatttaatcgggatttgttggatcgtattttgaaaacgaatttaattaaatCAAAGCCCAGTTAAAtttcatgatcaaacccaacaaggcttgcaaggagTTAATATTAAACAAGCCcgtaagcaagcccaaccttaaaccctaaaacctagcccatgaagggatgagaacctataaatacccttccccttcatgagatccccaaccttaatttctgaattttctctctcctctctctctcctctttcgtcTGCCCTTTGCTTCAGCCCCAAGGCACgggctcgtgctcgtgtgcctTGTGCTCGTGAGGCCAGCccgcgcctcacgcgcaccCTCGCTGCTCTCTCGCTCGCCTCACCCGCACACCCTCGCTGCCTCTCTTGCCCTTATCCTCGTAGCCAGCGCCCAGCACTCGTGCTCGTTGCTGCCGCTGTGTCGCTGCCTCCCGCCCAGCTCCCTCGCCCACTCGCCCTCGCAGCGCTGTTGTTGCTGCTATGTTGTGCGCTGCTGTGCGGCATGCCGTACCCGTGTGTGTGTTGCCTCACCGTAGTTCTCATAACGAGTTTTCCACGTGTCCATTCTCATTCCTTTCATAAAATCTTTGAACAActatttgtcaagaaatgtaaGATAGTGTAGCAAAACTAACAGGAAGCCTAAGGAGATAACTGAAGTAGCTAGGTGAAACGTACCTTGATTTAAAGGGATATTGTTGGACAGTGTCAGCCAAGGCAACATCAATTTTGTCATGAGGGTATCCATCAAAGATGTCCTCAAGCCTCCTTTCCCAGCTATCCAACACAGCTGAGTCCGTGGGATATGAATTTGGACCATCCACTAGCTCATCAATCCTCTGTGTCCAAGTTGTCAACCAGGGCAACATAGTATTATCAGCAAAATTTTGTTACTAGACCAGGGTAGCTTCAGTTGAAAGGAATTAGATTTAGGGAGAGTGGGAGAGGGGAGAGTGGGAGATTGCGCCACATATAGCCCATATTGCTTTGTTCCTTTCTCCAGCCAACAACAAACTTCATGtaccaagaataaaaataaaaaggcaTGAAGTAAGTTACAGGCCTGGAGCCGAGTACTAAGAATCATAAGAAGTAGAATGGAACACGATAGGTAAAATACCTAGATAATAGCTTGTAGAATTTCGAGCACATATTTGTTAGCACCTGTTATAGGCCTCTCTAAGAAGGGTAGGATCTAAATGGGTCTATTTTCTAGGAATCACACCCTTAAACTATCTCTCAATGACTTGTTAGACTTGTAGTTCAGCAAGGGGAGCAATGCCCTTATTGGATAGAACAAGAAAGCTTATCGATTTTCTCCTATATAAGTCAAGTTTAGGAGCTTTATTGACCTTAACTTTTGCATTAACGAAGTCTTACCATTTTTGGGTGTAGTACCTGTAGTCTGTAGATACAGAAACTTTATGACCCAGGTTGAAGAGGTTGAAGATGCCTGGAAAAAAACAATATACACGCCTTAGAAACCTGTTTTCCTAGTCACACATATGTTCTCTTCTTCCTACAATCAAGTTAATAAGAGATGTTAACCATCATTTTTTCTACACCGATCCTCAATAAGAGATCGAGGGGATTAAAGGCAATGGGTGAAAGGTTAAATAGGAAACTAATTGATTGTACTTCATAAAGTAGACACCTCAGATATGAACTTAACAACTTTACAGCTAAGAAGCAAGAaaaaaatgttaggttatgatacatataaatgaatataaatcatgcggaaaaaccattaaagccaggaatccaaattaattgccacataacaattggcataattaggatgcatactcgttgtagcgtgccctcccttgctgcgcccgaactaaacaagaacaagtctttaggactccaagtgtcgtccctccgtagaaagtccacagcatgttcggatccgccttaggtttgactaactagaatcacacttaaggtactataattttcggctaatgtgaggcaaataagtgactgaatttttgcttaaaaattctctctttttgaatacttgaaactcattataaattgtgagcattaatcacatatttatagggtatggaaaaggtattggaatcctactaggaaacgaattaatttactagaatttaattaaaactctattaattaatttatccattacgaaaaggaatttaatcattaaaccaATCCTACACGATTTCGGTTTCGTACGGAAGTACAAACactcacacgagcatgacccccatgcgcgcaggccatgcccgggcaaagcccacgcgagctgcgaagcccacgcgagctacaaagCCCACGAAGCTGCTGCAGCCTAggcgcgcgttgggcctgccttgcggtgggcctaccgtagccttgggctgtttgtgtggcgtgatgcttgctggacgtgggcctagcttcgcgctgggccttcgtctagcaagctcgtccgatgctaattcgtacgacgcgcttccgattaatttcccgattccggaattcatttccgatacgaacaatatttaacatttccgattccggaattaatttccgtttcgaacgaatatttaatatttccgtttccggaattattttccgattccgacaatatttccgtttccggcaatatttcagattccggcaatatttccatttccgataatattttccgatacgtaccatgtttccgtttccggcaacatctacgacttggataatatttatatttccgatacgatccatatttccgtttccggcaatatcatcgtttccggagtattcatttattttcctttgacgatctcagctcccactgaaaccaagatccgtcgattccgaatatccatagatggaatatttaatgccattaaatacttgatccgtttacgtactatttgtgtgaccctacgggtccagtcaagggtaagttgtggattaatatcattaatccacttgaactgaagcggcctctagctagctagctaggcatacagttcacttgatctcactgaattattaacttgtataattaatactgaaccgcatttattagacttaccattaaatgcatacttggaacaagggcattatttccttcagtctcccacttgtccttagggacaagtgtgcatttcctaactcctttgtcgctcgatgcttgctcttgaacataaggtaagagttgtcatccttattatgtccagtgggtgtttctcggtttcagagttcaactgatcaaataaacagataaccaTAGCCTataattcatctgagcacgtccatgcattttacagtttctagctctccgagtggccttgtacaactttcagcatctcatcccgatttatgggaggacaatcccaatcttgcgatcttgagattagacttcgtttgatagcctccttttacggtgcgacggttgacaacgtcaaagtaagcagttctcaaacaagtaatctcaaatcactcaggtattgaggattagtgtgtaataaatttaatgaaatttacttatgacatattttcatctcttacag encodes:
- the LOC110777409 gene encoding probable polyamine oxidase 4, translated to MLYLHLWTEKIRDAHSDDMSVLQAISIVLDAHPHLRQKGLAHEVLQWFLCRLEALFAADAYMISLKTWDQEQVISSGHGLMTQGYYPLIDTLSKDIDLRLNQRGF